A single genomic interval of Daucus carota subsp. sativus chromosome 1, DH1 v3.0, whole genome shotgun sequence harbors:
- the LOC108227760 gene encoding uncharacterized protein LOC108227760: protein MAWRQSAALNTKLVLAPSNLPSAFAAFSSKSSSPYLVKVGIPEFLKGVGNGVETHVQKLETEIGDFQKLLVTRTLKLKKLEIPCKHRKLILKYAHKYRLGLWRPRAEPVKKA, encoded by the exons ATGGCGTGGAGGCAATCTGCAGCTTTAAACACAAAATTAGTGCTTGCCCCCTCTAATTTACCATCTGCCTTTGCAGCATTTTCTTCCAAATCTTCTTCCCCTTATCTAG TGAAAGTGGGGATACCTGAATTCCTTAAGGGAGTGGGAAATGGGGTAGAGACCCATGTTCAGAAGCTTGAAACTGAGATTGGTGACTTCCAGAAGCTTCTTGTTACTCGCACTCTTAAGCTCAAGAAACTTGAGATCCCCTGCAAACAT AGGAAGCTGATATTGAAATATGCACACAAATACAGGCTAGGACTTTGGAGGCCTCGAGCTGAGCCAGTTAAAAAAGCTTGA
- the LOC108220752 gene encoding dehydrogenase FPY6, whose translation MGDQPPPPKIAIIGAGIFVRSQYIPRLSEISDLVVVKCIWSRSEESAKEAVKMADKYFPEVESKWGDAGLDDIIKDSSILGVAVVLAGQTQVEMSLKLLKAGKHVLQEKPAAVSVKEAESALACYNSINTEVAGQPIWAVAENYRFEPAFVESKKLMAEIGDMMSIQVIIEGSMNSSNPYFSSIWRRNFNGGFVLDMGVHFIAGLRMLVGCEITSVSATTSHVDMSLPPPDSISALFQLENGCSGVFVMVVSSRSPKVLWRIVGLNGTLQVERGNKDGKHGYLVSLYTTDGQSKISFYPFGGVTEELKTFIHDMSQATLKKESYEAEPRSSFLEGARDIAILEAMLESGIKQGAAIEVKQI comes from the exons ATGGGTGATCAACCACCTCCGCCTAAAATCGCCATCATTGGCGCTGGAATTTTTGTAAGATCACAATACATTCCCAGATTATCTGAGATCTCTGACCTTGTTGTTGTTAAATGCATCTGGAGCCGCTCCGAG GAATCCGCGAAAGAGGCAGTTAAAATGGCGGATAAATATTTCCCGGAGGTGGAATCCAAGTGGGGTGATGCCGGACTTGATGATATTATCAAGGACTCTTCCATTCTTGGTGTTGCAGTTGTTCTTGCTGGACAAACTCAG GTGGAAATGTCATTGAAGCTGCTGAAGGCAGGGAAACATGTTCTTCAAG AGAAACCAGCTGCAGTTT CTGTAAAGGAAGCAGAAAGTGCACTTGCTTGCTATAATTCTATAAACACTGAAGTTGCTGGCCAGCCAATATGGGCTGTTGCAGAGAACTATCGGTTTGAACCTGCTTTTGTTGAG AGCAAAAAGTTAATGGCTGAAATTGGAGATATGATGAGCATCCAAGTTATCATCGAAGGATCAATGAACAGTTCAAACCCATACTTCTCAAGCATATGGAGGCGCAACTTTAAT GGAGGTTTTGTTCTAGATATGGGTGTACATTTCATTGCAGGCTTGAGGATG CTTGTAGGGTGTGAGATAACCTCAGTGTCAGCTACAACATCTCATGTAGATATGAGTCTTCCTCCACCAGATAGCATCTCCGCTTTGTT TCAGCTGGAGAATGGATGCTCGGGAGTTTTTGTGATGGTTGTATCCTCAAGATCACCCAAG GTACTATGGAGGATCGTTGGCTTGAATGGAACTCTGCAAGTTGAGCGCGGAAATAAAGATGGAAAGCATGGATATCTG GTGTCCCTTTATACTACTGATGGTCAGAGCAAGATCTCCTTCTACCCTTTCGGTGGGGTGACAGAAGAATTAAAGACATTTATTCATGACATGTCTCAGGCCACCCTTAAG AAAGAAAGTTACGAAGCTGAGCCGCGTAGCTCATTCCTTGAAGGTGCCAGGGATATCGCTATTCTGGAGGCAATGCTAGAGTCTGGTATAAAGCAAGGAGCTGCAATCGAAGTGAAACAAATTTAG
- the LOC108227747 gene encoding large ribosomal subunit protein eL30: MVAGKKTKKTHESINNRLALVMKSGKYTLGYKTVLESLRSSKGKLIIISNNCPPLRKSEIEYYAMLAKVGVHHYNGNNVDLGTACGKYFRVSCLSIVDPGDSDIIKTLPGDH; this comes from the exons ATGGTTGCCGGAAAGAAGACg AAGAAGACTCATGAGAGCATCAACAACAGGCTGGCTCTTGTGATGAAGAGTGGTAAATACACTCTCGGTTACAAGACTGTGCTCGAGTCTCTCAGAAGCTCCAAAG GGAAGTTGATTATAATATCGAACAATTGCCCGCCTTTGAGGAAGTCAGAGATCGAATACTATGCCATGCTTGCAAAGGTCGGGGTGCACCATTACAATGGAA ACAATGTGGACTTGGGTACAGCATGTGGAAAGTATTTCCGAGTGTCATGCCTTAGCATTGTGGATCCAG GTGATTCTGATATCATCAAGACATTGCCTGGGGATCACTGA
- the LOC108226943 gene encoding ETHYLENE INSENSITIVE 3-like 3 protein gives MDEEIVAEISWDVEGDDLRGVDLADKDVSDEDIEAEELEKRMWKDRIKLNRIKERQRLAALRAAEQQKTRQITDQARRKKMARAQDGILKYMLKLMEVCKARGFVYGIIPEKGKAVSGASDNIRAWWKEKVKFDKNGPAAILKYEAECFAKGEGIGYLNGNNQSSLKDLQDATLGSLLSSLMQHCDPPQRKYPLEKGIPPPWWPSGNEDWWLRLGLSKGQGPPYKKPHDLKKMWKVAVLTSVIKHMSPNFAKIKRLIRQSKCLQDKMTAKESSIWLGVLGREEALVHQLTSENGGSGITDSVSGGRNQKDRLSDSSDSEYDVDGVQDRVRSVSSKDGCRVKEMTVEPSVPSNKIGPQLQNKEKGKKANKAEVQQHKRQKQCVETNVVEQQAARVVTEHRDEIRSTIHDINRSDAQLYAYNMPAGQRESDALLSVNDKDAHRHFEMPAPGLNTNNYFVNVSANVISPSSFSGERSFLYPVMGNMLYDHRFTQGPQESGLAVVHQSSLPHGSGNYGLHFGSHDPGLHHVPDNGLLHQDRPYDFQNTSVQFAARHDEQRSQVTNNDIRMKPNSSALHLPVSHEYGGASDGHHSGNHVPDKFHNEQAPTVPSDFEFHNEQAPTVPSDFEPPLGDIPMDDLPELDSPFNLEFGDLSSLDQDFWQEGGQMQYFGS, from the exons ATGGATGAAGAGATTGTTGCGGAGATCAG TTGGGATGTTGAAGGAGATGATTTGAGGGGTGTTGATCTAGCGGATAAAGATGTTAGCGATGAAGATATTGAAGCAGAAGAGTTGGAGAAACGTATGTGGAAAGACCGTATTAAGCTTAATAGGATCAAAGAAAGACAGAGACTTGCAGCTCTACGGGCAGCGGAGCAGCAAAAGACTAGGCAGATTACTGATCAGGCTCGGCGGAAGAAAATGGCAAGAGCTCAAGATGGGATTCTGAAGTATATGTTAAAGCTTATGGAGGTTTGCAAAGCTCGTGGGTTTGTGTATGGGATTATACCTGAGAAGGGTAAAGCTGTCAGTGGAGCTTCAGATAATATTAGGGCTTGGTGGAAAGAAAAGGTCAAGTTCGATAAGAATGGACCTGCTGCTATACTGAAGTATGAAGCAGAGTGTTTTGCAAAAGGTGAGGGTATAGGCTATTTAAATGGAAACAACCAGAGTTCTCTGAAAGACTTGCAAGATGCAACTTTGGGCTCTCTTTTGTCTTCTTTGATGCAGCATTGTGATCCACCTCAGAGAAAATATCCACTAGAGAAGGGCATTCCACCACCATGGTGGCCATCTGGAAATGAAGACTGGTGGCTAAGATTAGGACTATCGAAGGGTCAGGGTCCCCCCTATAAGAAGCCTCATGATCTGAAAAAGATGTGGAAAGTGGCAGTGCTCACTTCTGTGATAAAGCACATGTCACCTAATTTTGCCAAGATCAAGAGGCTGATTAGGCAGTCAAAATGTTTGCAGGATAAGATGACTGCTAAGGAGAGCTCAATTTGGTTGGGGGTGTTGGGCAGAGAGGAAGCCCTTGTGCACCAGCTTACTAGTGAGAATGGGGGATCTGGTATCACCGACTCTGTGTCCGGAGGTCGTAATCAGAAGGACAGATTGTCCGACAGTAGTGACAGTGAATATGATGTTGATGGTGTTCAAGATCGTGTACGGTCTGTTTCTTCTAAGGATGGATGTAGAGTTAAAGAGATGACTGTGGAACCATCTGTTCCTTCTAATAAAATAGGTCCACAGCTTCAGAATAAAGAGAAAGGAAAGAAAGCAAACAAAGCAGAGGTGCAGCAGCATAAGAGACAGAAGCAGTGTGTTGAGACTAATGTTGTTGAACAACAGGCTGCGAGAGTTGTCACTGAGCATCGTGATGAGATCCGGAGCACTATACATGATATAAACCGATCTGATGCACAGTTATATGCATATAACATGCCTGCTGGTCAACGGGAAAGTGATGCATTATTGTCGGTTAATGATAAAGATGCACACAGACATTTTGAGATGCCAGCGCCGGGGTTGAATACTAACAATTATTTTGTTAATGTTTCTGCCAATGTAATTTCACCAAGCTCCTTTTCAGGCGAGAGGTCTTTTCTGTACCCGGTGATGGGCAATATGCTCTATGATCATAGGTTCACTCAAGGACCTCAAGAGTCTGGATTGGCTGTAGTACATCAGTCTAGCTTGCCTCATGGGTCTGGGAATTATGGTTTGCATTTTGGCTCTCATGATCCTGGTTTGCATCATGTACCTGATAATGGTTTATTACATCAAGATCGTCCTTATGATTTTCAAAATACGTCAGTACAATTTGCTGCTAGACATGATGAACAGCGATCTCAGGTGACTAACAATGATATCCGGATGAAACCAAATAGTTCTGCACTCCATTTACCAGTTTCTCATGAATATGGAGGTGCATCAGATGGACATCATAGTGGCAATCATGTTCCAGATAAGTTTCACAATGAGCAAGCTCCTACTGTCCCGAGCGATTTTGAGTTTCACAATGAGCAAGCTCCTACCGTCCCGAGCGATTTTGAACCTCCACTCGGTGATATACCAATGGATGATTTGCCAGAGTTGGACAGTCCGTTTAATCTTGAATTTGGAGACCTGAGTTCACTAGACCAGGACTTTTGGCAAGAAGGTGGTCAAATGCAATACTTTGGGTCCTAA
- the LOC108226851 gene encoding G-type lectin S-receptor-like serine/threonine-protein kinase RKS1: protein MSCEKISICLVLIFLLLRSCTSTSIITPDKPLRDGQVLVSAGEHFKLGFFSPHNTTRRYVGIWYNKVSVQTVVWVANRDHPINHTFGVLSLNTSGTIGLFDSRKPDAAAIWCTNISNLSSVVKSSYSAELLDTGNLVVHDNDSKKGFIWQSFDYPTDTLLSNMKIGVDLRSGLNRVLTSWKSEDDPGTGSYSLMIDLNGTLPQLFLYKNWDPLWRGGPWNGLGWSGVPGMGSPDYVLSASYVENSEEVYLVDYIRNPSFISRMTVNESTGTLQRLTWQEDARKWINFYSAPKDQCDRFSHCGAYGDCSFNMYSVGEYECKCAPGFEPKSSYDWYLRDGSQGCSPKRQGQLCGKGEGFIKLARMKLPDTTKTRRDKNLSLDECTELCLKNCSCTGYSAADVRGGGFNGCITWYSKLVDLREFPSGGQDFYLRVDAVELANSLNKSKKFHDYIKVLVPVSLSAALLLLLTTAYCLRRKKKIDKARRRQEGLRLSRSSRNRKMPVPDTSVGEESSDIETTTVDVKLFPLSTIIFATENFSLDHKIGQGGFGSVYKGKLRSGQEIAVKRLSNTSGQGIEEFRNEVTLIARLQHRNLVRLFGYCVQKEEKMLIYEYLPNKGLDEFLFDNERRNILDWKKRFDIALGIARGMVYLHHDSRLKIIHRDLKASNVLLDSELNPKISDFGMARIFKDNKIQEATTRVVGTYGYMSPEYAMDGLFSRKSDVFSFGVLLLEIITGRKNSSYHSENCLNIIGHVWDLWNESRVLEIVDESLGESSDHDHEMFRCIHIGLLCVQESATARPSMSEVLSMLSNQISLPAPGQVAFILRTSDDSPANMGSRSVGVISINDVTISTVEGR, encoded by the exons ATGTCTTGCGAAAAAATCTCTATTTGCTTAGTTCTCATATTTCTCCTCCTCCGATCTTGCACTtccaccagcatcatcaccccTGATAAGCCTCTGAGAGACGGCCAGGTTTTAGTTTCTGCTGGAGAACATTTTAAACTTGGTTTCTTTAGCCCTCATAATACTACCAGGAGATATGTAGGCATTTGGTACAATAAAGTCTCTGTACAGACAGTAGTCTGGGTTGCCAACAGAGATCATCCAATCAACCACACATTCGGTGTTCTATCGCTCAATACAAGTGGAACTATCGGTCTGTTTGATAGCCGAAAGCCAGATGCTGCTGCCATATGGTGTACTAATATTTCCAACTTGTCATCTGTTGTTAAATCAAGCTACTCAGCGGAGCTCCTGGATACAGGAAACTTGGTTGTGCATGATAATGATAGCAAGAAAGGTTTTATATGGCAGAGCTTCGACTATCCGACAGATACACTACTTTCCAACATGAAGATTGGAGTGGACCTTAGGTCTGGTCTCAACAGAGTCCTCACATCCTGGAAGTCCGAGGACGATCCAGGCACAGGGTCATATTCACTGATGATTGACCTTAATGGAACTCTGCCTCAGTTATTCTTGTACAAAAATTGGGATCCATTGTGGCGCGGAGGACCTTGGAATGGACTCGGATGGAGTGGTGTACCTGGAATGGGATCACCTGATTACGTGTTGAGTGCAAGTTATGTTGAAAATTCTGAGGAGGTATACTTAGTTGATTATATTCGTAACCCCTCATTTATCTCTAGAATGACTGTTAATGAGTCGACTGGCACGCTTCAGAGATTAACGTGGCAAGAGGATGCCAGGAAATGGATTAATTTCTATTCAGCACCGAAGGATCAGTGTGACCGTTTTAGTCATTGTGGTGCTTACGGTGATTGTAGTTTTAACATGTATAGCGTGGGGGAGTATGAGTGCAAGTGTGCTCCAGGATTCGAGCCAAAGTCATCGTATGACTGGTACTTGAGGGATGGTTCACAAGGTTGTTCTCCAAAGCGACAAGGCCAATTGTGTGGAAAGGGTGAAGGATTTATAAAGCTGGCTAGGATGAAGCTACCCGACACTACTAAAACAAGGCGAGACAAGAACTTGAGTCTGGATGAATGCACTGAACTGTGCTTGAAAAATTGCTCGTGTACCGGATACTCTGCTGCTGATGTGCGTGGAGGAGGTTTCAATGGTTGCATTACATGGTACAGTAAACTAGTGGACTTGAGAGAGTTTCCAAGTGGTGGCCAGGATTTCTACCTGCGTGTGGACGCCGTTGAACTAG CCAATTCTTTAAATAAGTCGAAGAAATTCCATGACTACATCAAGGTTTTAGTTCCAGTGTCACTGAGTGCAGCACTTCTTCTTCTGTTAACAACTGCATATTGCTTACGAAGAAAAAAGAAGATAG ACAAAGCTCGAAGAAGGCAGGAGGGTTTAAGGTTGTCTAGAAGTAGCAGGAACCGTAAAATGCCTGTCCCAGACACTTCCGTGGGAGAGGAATCCAGTGACATAGAAACAACTACAGTTGATGTTAAATTATTTCCATTAAGCACTATTATTTTTGCAACTGAAAATTTCTCTCTTGATCATAAAATTGGACAAGGTGGTTTCGGCTCCGTGTACAAG GGTAAACTGCGTAGTGGACAAGAAATTGCAGTGAAAAGATTATCAAACACGTCTGGCCAAGGGATTGAGGAATTTAGGAATGAAGTTACATTGATCGCCAGGCTTCAGCACCGGAATCTTGTCAGACTCTTTGGATATTGCGTgcagaaagaagagaaaatgctgATATATGAGTACTTGCCAAACAAGGGCCTGGATGAGTTTCTTTTCG ATAATGAAAGAAGAAACATATTAGATTGGAAGAAACGGTTTGATATAGCTTTGGGCATAGCTCGGGGGATGGTATATCTTCATCATGATTCGAGATTGAAAATCATTCACAGGGATTTGAAAGCAAGTAATGTTTTACTAGATTCAGaactaaatccaaaaatatcagATTTTGGGATGGCTAGAATATTCAAAGACAATAAAATTCAAGAAGCAACAACCAGAGTAGTGGGGACATA TGGTTATATGTCACCGGAGTATGCAATGGATGGACTTTTTTCAAGAAAATCCGATGTTTTTAGTTTTGGCGTTCTACTCTTGGAGATCATAACAGGAAGAAAGAACAGCAGTTATCATTCTGAAAACTGCCTCAATATTATTGGACAT GTTTGGGATCTATGGAACGAATCAAGAGTTTTGGAAATAGTAGACGAGTCGCTTGGTGAATCAAGTGATCATGATCATGAGATGTTCAGATGTATCCATATTGGATTACTATGCGTGCAAGAATCTGCCACTGCAAGACCAAGCATGTCGGAAGTATTGTCTATGTTAAGCAATCAGATAAGTCTTCCAGCTCCAGGGCAGGTTGCATTTATCTTGAGAACATCAGACGATAGTCCTGCAAACATGGGTTCTAGGAGTGTTGGAGTCATTTCTATCAATGATGTGACAATTAGCACAGTTGAAGGGCGCTGA